A genomic segment from Spinacia oleracea cultivar Varoflay chromosome 3, BTI_SOV_V1, whole genome shotgun sequence encodes:
- the LOC110775548 gene encoding dof zinc finger protein DOF3.4 has product MLCLISLSTLFSLFIFKPHLLTTKHTLKTPSVFLFYIKTNLSLFLLCVFLFASSSIFEGKMPTEAAEKRAVRAQQSGALLPPVEFHEPLPCPRCTSTNTKFCYYNNYNFSQPRHFCKSCRRYWTQGGTLRDIPVGGGSRKTAKRSRTCSVSSSPTSTSSALSIGPILDHNPFSQAPVYVSLSSTTAGGGGGGGGGGFTSLLSGGGGGPGLLALGGFGLGLGLDEVGFGLGRGVWAFPHHEIGSYMNGVNGGCGVGGDNGGGCGGGGGGGEGGGVSRSDTWHMESGEMVGYVGGEYFTSLPDLAAISTSGNGLK; this is encoded by the coding sequence ATGCTTTGCCTCATTTCACTATCAACACTCTTTTCCCTCTTCATATTTAAACCCCACCTTCTCACAACCAAACACACCCTTAAAACTCCCTCTGTTTTTCTTTTCTACATCAAGACaaatctctctctctttctcctctgtgtttttctttttgcttccAGTTCAATTTTTGAAGGAAAAATGCCGACAGAAGCGGCGGAGAAGAGGGCGGTAAGGGCGCAACAGTCCGGTGCGCTTCTTCCACCGGTGGAGTTCCACGAACCACTTCCTTGCCCACGGTGTACCTCAACGAACACCAAATTCTGCTACTATAACAACTACAATTTCTCGCAACCGCGACACTTCTGCAAGTCGTGCCGCCGGTACTGGACCCAAGGTGGGACCCTTCGTGACATTCCCGTCGGAGGTGGTTCCCGGAAGACGGCGAAACGGTCGCGTACTTGCTCTGTTTCTTCCTCACCCACCTCTACTTCTTCCGCCCTCTCAATTGGGCCGATTCTTGACCACAATCCGTTTTCGCAAGCCCCTGTTTACGTTTCACTCTCTTCAACTACggcaggtggtggtggtggtggtggcggtggtgggTTTACGTCGCTTttgagtggtggtggtggtgggccAGGGCTACTTGCTTTAGGTGGGTTTGGACTTGGGCTTGGGCTTGATGAAGTCGGGTTTGGGCTTGGACGTGGAGTTTGGGCTTTTCCTCATCATGAAATTGGCTCATATATGAATGGTGTTAATGGTGGTTGTGGTGTGGGTGGAGATAatggtggtggttgtggtgggggtgggggtggagGAGAAGGAGGTGGTGTGAGTAGGAGTGACACGTGGCATATGGAGAGTGGTGAAATGGTTGGGTATGTTGGTGGTGAATATTTTACATCCTTACCAGACCTTGCTGCTATTTCTACATCAGGAAATGGTCTTAAGTGA